A segment of the Longimicrobium sp. genome:
GCTCATCGGCCATCTCCTGCACGAGCACGGGCAGGATGCGGCGGTGGGCGGCAACATCGGCACCGCACTCAGCGAGCTGGTGATGCGCGAGCCGCAGCCGCGCGTGGCGGTGGTGGAGACCAGCTCGTTCCAGCTCGGCGGGATCCGCGAGTTCAACCCGCGCATCGGCGTGCTGACGAACCTGGCGCCCGACCACCTGGACTGGTACAGCAGCGTCGACGCCTACTACGCCGACAAGGCGCACCTCTTCCGCAACGCCACCGGCGAGAGCCGCTGGGTGCTGAACGGCGAGGACCCGAAGGCGCGCGACCTTCCCGGCAGCGCGCCGGGAACGCGCTACTACTTCCGCGTCGCGTCGCAGCCGGCGGCCGGCGAGCTGGGCGGCTTCCTGTCGCCCGACGGGTGGCTGACGCTGCGGCTGGAGGCGGGGCGCGAGGAGCGCATCGTCACCGCCGGCGAGCTGCGCATCCTGGGGCAGCACAACATCGCCAACGCGCTGGCCGCCTCCATCGCCGCGCGGCTTGCCGGCGCGTCGCCCGAGGCCATCGCCCGCGGCCTGCGCTCGTTCGAGGCGCCCCCCCACCGCCTGCAGCCCATCGCCGAGACCGACGGCGTGCTGTGGATCAACGACAGCAAGGCCACCAACATCGCCTCCACCCAGGTGGCGGTGCGCGGGATGACGCGGCCCACCGTCCTGCTCCTGGGCGGGCGGCACAAGGGCGAGCCGTACACCGAGCTGCTGCCGGAGCTGGAGATGGGAAAGGTGAAGCGCATCCTGGCCTTCGGCGAGGCGGGGCCCGTGATCGAGCACGACCTGGCGGGGAAGTTCGCGTCCGTGGAGCGGGTGGACGGCGATTTCGACGACGTGGTGCGGCGCGCGCGCGAGGTCGCCCGGCCGGGCGACGCCGTGCTCCTTTCGCCCGCCTGCAGCAGCTTCGACATGTTCGTGAACTACGAGGAGCGCGGGAAGCGCTTCGCCGAGCTGGTTACGGGCAGGGCCGCGCCCGAGCCCGCGCTGGAGGCCGCGTGAGCGTGCTCGCGCTGGTCCGCAGGCGGGGCACCGGCGGCACCGCCGTCCTGCAGCCGGTCGTCCCCCCGCGCGAGCGGCGGGCCAAGGTGGCCGCGCCTCCGTCGCCCGTCGAGTTCGCCGTCGCGGAGGTGTGGGAGTCGAAGGTGCTGGTGGCGCTCACCTTCGTGGCCTTCTGCTTCGGGCTGATCGAGATGTACAGCGCCAGCGCCTTCATGGCGCGCGCCGAGGGGCACCCGGGGCACTGGTACGCGCTGAACCAGTTCGCCGGCGCGCTGATGGGCGCGGTGATGGCGGCCGTCCTCTCGCGCGTGGACTATCGCCGCTACCGCCTCTGGGCGTGGCCGATGCTCGTCGTGATCGGCGTGATGCTGGTGGTGATCGTGATGCCGGGGACGCATGCCATCGCCCCGCGCATCAACGGCGCACGGCGCTGGCTGAACCTGGGCGTCTCCTTCCAGCCCAGCGAGTTCGCCAAGATCGCGCTGATCGCGTGGACCGCCGCGCTGGCGGTGAAGAAGCAGGACCGGTTGCACTCGCTCAGCAAGGGCCTCGTCCCCTTCCTGGTCGTCTGGCTCCCCATCGTCGCCCTGGTGCTGCTGGAGCCCAACATGAGCGCGGCGCTGCTTCTCCTGCTGCTCTCGGCGCTGGTGCTCTTCGCGGGGGGCGCGCGCATCGGCCACTTCATCTTCTTCGGCCTGCTCGCCGTTCCCGTGATCTGGCACCAGATCACGCACGCGGGCTACCGCATGCAGCGCATCGCCGCCTTTCTCGATCCCACGGCGGACACCGACGGGGTGAGCTACCAGATCTACCAGTCGCTGATCGCGGTCGGCTCGGGTGGGCTGGGGGGGGTCGGATTCGGGGGGAGCCGGCAGAAGTTCGGGTTCCTTCCCGAGCCGCACAACGACTTCCTCTTCTCCATGATCGCCGAGGAGTGGGGGCTGCTGGGGATCGTGTTCGTGGTGGCGATCTTCGCCGGCTTCCTGTGGGTGGGCTACCGCATCGCCGCGCGGGCGCCGGACCGCTTCGGGTACCTGCTGGCCATCGGGATGACGAACATGATCGCCGTCTCCGGCTTCCTGCACATGGGCGTGGCCCTGTCGCTGCTGCCGACCACCGGCGTGGCGCTGCCGTTCATGAGCTACGGCCGCAGCGCGCTGCTCGCGCAGTTCTGCGCGGTGGGCATTCTCCTCAGCGTCGCCCGCGCGGCGAAGCGGGGGCCGGCATGAGCGCGCGCGTCCTCTTCGCCGGCGGCGGCACGGGCGGGCACCTGTATCCCGCGCTGAACCTGGGCGACGCGGTGAAGCGCGCCGACCCCTCCGCCGAGGTCTTCTTCGTGGGCGCGCAGCGCGGGGTGGAGAGCCGCGTGCTGCCGGAGAAGGGCGTGCAGCACCAGCTCCTGCCGATGGAGCCCATCCGCCGCGCGCGGCCGTGGGAGAACTGGAAGCTGTTCCCGGCGATGATGGGCACGTGGAGCCGGCTGCGCGGCCTCTTCCGCACCTTCCGCCCCGACGTCGTTGTCGGCACGGGCGGGTACGCGAGCGGACCGGCCGTGTTCTACGCGATGCTGCGCGGCGTTCCGTTCGCGCTGCAGGAGCAGAACTCGTTTCCGGGGTTCGTCACGCGCAAGCTGGCGGGGCGCGCGCGGCAGCTCCACCTGGCCTTCCCCGAGGCGCGGAAGTACCTGAAGACGGGGCCGAAGACGGAGATCTTCGAGTACGGCAACCCCATCAAGCCCCCCGACTTCGCGGTGGACCGGGCCACGGCGCGCGCCAGGTTCGGGCTGGGCGGCGGGATCGTCTGCCTGGTGACGGGCGGGAGCCAGGGCGCGCGCGCGGTGAACGAGGCGCTGCTCTCGGACCTGCGCGGAGTGGCGGAAGGGCGGCTGGAGGCGCCGCCGCCGGGGTTCGAGATCCTGTGGGCCACGGGAACGGGGAACTTCGACCAGGTGCAGGCGCGGCTGGGCGAGGCGGGGCGCCCCGCGTGGGTGAAGCCAATGGCGTACATCGAGGACATGCCGGGCGCGCTGGCCTCGGCGGACTTCGCCATCAGCCGCGCGGGGGCGATGTCGCTGGCCGAGCTGTGCGCCTGGGGGATCCCGGCCATCCTGGTGCCGCTCCCCACCGCCGCCGCCAACCACCAGCACCACAACGCGGTGGCGCTGGCCGACGCCGACGCCGCGCTGATGGTGCCCGAGAGCGAGCTGGGCCAGGGCCGCCTCTGGCGCGACATGATGGAGCTGGCCAAGGACCCCGCCCGCCGAGCGGAGCTCGCCGCGAAGGCCAGGGACCGCGGCAAGCCCGACGCGGCGGACCGGATTGCGGGGGAGCTGCTGAGGATGGTGGGAGAGAAGAAGTCCTGAGTCCCAAGTCCTGAGTCCTAAGTGACGGGCTTGGAGACGGTGAATGAATTCACCGCCAACAACAGCACAAAGTCCCTGCGGGACTGCTGGCGGGCATTCGGGTGATGCGCTGAAGCTTGTGCGGCGCTGAGTTCTCCCCCTCCCCCAGGCAGTTTTGGGGGAGGGGGTCGGGGGGAGAGGGCCGCGGTGGTGCGGCGGCACAATGGGTTCTCGATCGCGCAGATAGTTCGTCCGCAGGCGGTTGCCCCCGGTGGCGGGTGGTGAGGGGGATGGTTGGGAGTCGGGCCGCCGGGGGCCCGCCGCGGACGGGGAGACGGAATGTCGAGCGCGAACGTGGAGCCGAGCGCCGAACCAGCGCACTCCGCACGGACGCACTCACGCACTTGCAGTTCACTTGGGACTCAGGACCTGGGACTCAGGACTTCTTTTCAAGCCCTGTCAGTCGAGCGTTCCGAACGGTAGAATGGTGAGCGAAACCGAAATCGATCTCGTGGAGCTGGCCCGCAGCGGTCCCGTGCACTTCGTCGGCATCGGCGGGGCGGGGATGGCTCCGCTCGCCGAGATGCTGCTGCTGGCGGGCGGCCGGGTCACCGGGTGCCAGGACCACGTGAACGCCTCCGCGCGGCTTCTCCGGCGCCATGGTGCCGTGGTCACCGAGGGGCACGACCCGGCGCACGTGGCCGATTGCGTGGCCGTGGTGATGACCGCCGCCGTTCCCGAGGACCACCCCGAGATCGCCGCGGCGCGCGCGCGCGGCATCCCCGTGCTGAAGCGGGCGCGGGCGCTGGGCGCCATCGTCAACCGCGGCACCGTGGTGGGCATCGCGGGAACGCACGGGAAGACCACCACCACCACGCTCACCACCACCGTCCTGGCCGCCGCCGGTCTCGACCCCACCGGCTTCGTGGGCGCCCACGTCCCCGCGTGGGGCGGCAACCTCCGCGGCGGCGGCGACAAGGTCTACGTGGTCGAGGCCGACGAGTACGACCGCTCGTTCCACCAGCTCCATCCCAGGGTCGCCGTCGTCACCACGCTCGAGGCCGACCACCTGGACATCTACGGCTCGCTGGAGGCGGTGGAAGAGTCGTTCCTGGCCTACGCCGAGTCGGTGCCCGACGACGGGATGATCGCCTGCTGCGCCGACGACCACGGCGCCGCGCGTCTCGCCACCATCCTCCGCGGCGGGCCGGAGCGGGTGATGACCTACGGCCTGAACGCGGGCTCCATGCTCCGCGCCGAGGACGTCGCCGCCGACGCGGGCGGGCAGAGCTTCACCGTGCGCGAGCGGGGGAAGGTGCTGGGCGCGGCGCGGCTGCGGGCGCCCGGGCTGCACAACGTGCGCAACGCGCTGGCGGCCGTCGCGGTCGCGCGGCGCTTCGGGATCGCGTGGGACGTGATCGCGCGCGGGGTGGAGGAGTACGCGGGGATCGACCGGCGCTTCGAGCAGGTGGGCGAGGCCGGCGGGGTGCTGTTCGTGGACGACTACGCGCACCACCCCACCGAGATCGAGGCGACGCTGCGGGCCGCGCGCGCCTCGTATCCCGGCCGCCGCCTGGTCGCCGTCTTCCAGCCGCACCTGTACTCGCGGACGCGCGACTTCGCGCCGGAGTTCGGGCGGGTGCTGGCGGCGGCGGACGTGGTCTTCCTCACCGACATCTACGCGGCGCGCGAGCGGCCCATTCCCGGCATCACCGGCCAGCTGATCGCCACCCCCGCGCGGGAAGCGGGGGGCGACGTGCGCTACGTCCCCGACCGCGCGGAGATCGTGGACGCGGTCGCGGCCGAGCTGAAGCCGGGCGATCTCTGCCTGACCATGGGCGCGGGGAACCTGGACGAGGCCTCGCGCGACCTGCTGCGGCTCGTCTCCGAGCCGGCCGAGGCGGGGCGATGAAGCGGGCGCTGCGCCTCGCGCTCGTCGCCATTCCGGTCGCCGCCGCGGCCTCGTCGCCCTGGTGGGCGCCGCCGGCCGGTCGGCGGATCGAGTGGTTCGGCGCGGAGCGGGTGGAGGTCGCCGGCGCCCATCTCCTGGCGCCGCACGAGATCCTGCGGGCCAGTGGCGTGCGGGTGGGGACGAACGTGTGGAGCGATCCCGCCCCCTTCGTCGCCGCGCTCCGGCGCCACCCCGCCATCGCCGACGCGGAGGTGGTGCGCGTGCTCCCGAGGACGCTGCGCATCCGCATCACCGAGAAGACGCCCGCCGCGCTGGTGCTCGCGGGGACGCTCCGTCCGGCGACGGGGGACGGGGAGATCCTCTCCGTCGACCCCGCGCGCGAGCCCGTCGATCTCCCCGTGCTGGACGGGCGGGTGCGGACGGACGGCCGCGGGCGCGTGACCGATGCCGGGACGCGCGCCGCGCTGGCCGAGGCGGCGCGGCTGGGCGAGCTGGAGCCGGCGCTGATGGCGCGGGTGAGCGAGCTCCTCCCCGCGCCCGGCGAGCTGCGGCTGATCCTGGGCCAGCCCGCGCTGGACGTGCTGGTGCGCGACGGGATGGAGCCCGACGCGCTGGTCCGCCTCCGCGCCGCGGTCGACGACGTTGCCCGCCGCGCCGCGGCCGACACCACGCACCATGGACGCCCGACCGTGGACGCGCGCTTCGACGACCAGGTGGTCGTCCGCTGGCAGAGCTGAACCCCGTGCGAGCCGACGCACTTTCGCACTCTCGCACCTTCGCACTTTCGCACTCGCCCTGATGCGCCCAACCGTCGTTGCAGGCCTGGACATCGGCTCCAGCAAGACCGCCGTCGTGATCGCCGAGATCGACGGCGAGGCCGCGCAGCGCGCGCAGGTGAAGATCCTGGGCGTGGGCCAGGCGCGCACCACCGGCATCCGCCGCGAGATCGTCACCGACATCGAGGCCACCACCGAGGCCGTCCGCAAGGCGGTGAAGGAGGCCGAGCTGATGGCGGGGGTGAAGGTCGACCGCCTCTACACCGGCATCGCCGGCGAGCACATCCACGCCTGGCCATCCAACGGCGTCGTCGCCGTCGGGCGGCAGCAGGGCTCGCGCGACCAGGAGGTGAGCGCGGCCGACGTGGAGCGCGTGAACGAGGTCGCCCGCGCGGTGCCCATCCCCGCCGACCGTGAGCTGATCCACGCCATCCCGCAGGAGTACATCGTCGACGCGCAGGACGGCATCCGCGACCCGGTGGGGATGGCGGCCATGCGCCTCGAGGCCGAGGTCTTCATTGTCACCGGCTCGGCCAGCGCCGCGCAGAACATCCGCAAGTCGGTGACGCGCGCCGGGTACCAGGTCGCGGAGCTCGTCCTCGAGCCGCTGGCCTCCGCCGCCGCGGTCATGTCGGACGACGAGAAGGAGATCGGCACCGCGCTCGTCGAGCTCGGCGGGGGGACGACGGACGTCGCGGTCTTCCACGAGCGGAAGATCCGCCACCTGGCCAGCCTCCCGTGGGGCGGGTCGACGGTGACGAACGATCTCGCCAAGGGCCTCTCCCTCCCCTACGCGGAAGCGCAGCGGGCCAAGGAGCGGTGGGGCTCGGCGCGGGCCGACCTGATCAACCCGAACGAGACCTTCGAGATCCCCGGGCCGGCGCAGGGGCAGACGCGCCACGTTGCCCGCGAGCTGCTGGCGCACATCATCGAGCAGCGGATGGACGAGATCTTCGGACTCGTCGCGGCGGAGCTGGAGCGGAGCGGGCTGGCGGGGGCGCTGGGGGGCGGAATCGTGCTCACCGGCGGCGGCGCCAGCCTGGCGGGAATCGTGGAGCTGGCCGAGCGCAGCTTTGCCGCGCCGGTGCGCGTGGGCGTGCCCGGAGACGGGCTCGGCGGGCTTGCGGATTCGGTGCGCCGGCCCAAGTTTGCTACGGCTGCCGGCCTCGTCATCTACGGCTCCCGCCGACTCATCGACGACACCCCCGAAGGCGCCGCGTCCGGATCGTCTGTTTCCGGAACATTGCGGCGAGTGAAGGATTGGCTCGCGGACTTCTTCTAGGTCCCCAGGCCCTGGTATCCATGCATGCAAACCGACCGGCGGAACCCTCCCACGCGGACCGGAGGAGCGAACCCAAGATGATCTTCGAGTACGAAGACCCGATGCCGCAGAACGCCCGCATGAAGGTGGTGGGCGTGGGCGGCGGCGGCGGAAACGCCGTGAACCGGATGATCGAGGAGGACCTGGAGGGCGTGGAGTTCATCTCGGTGAACACCGACGCGCAGGTCCTGAAGATGAGCAAGGCGCCCGTCAAGCTGCAGATCGGGCAGAAGCTGACCCGCGGGCTGGGCGCCGGCGCGCGCCCCGACGTGGGGCGGCTGGCGCTGGAGGAGAACCGCGAGGAGATGCGGAAGGCGCTGGACGGCGCCGACCTGGTCTTCATCACCGCGGGGATGGGCGGCGGCACCGGCACCGGCGCCGCGCCGCTCATCGCCGAGATGGCGCGCGAGATGGGGGCGCTGACCATCGCCATCGTCACCAAGCCCTTCCAGTTCGAGGGGAAGAAGCGGATGCGGCAGGCCGACGAGGGGCTGATGGAGCTGAAGCGCGCGGCCGACACCATGATCGTGGTGCCGAACGAGCGCCTCCTCTCGGTGGTCGGCAAGGGCACCAGCTTCAAGGACGCGCTGAAGAAGGCCGACGAGGTGCTGCTGCACGCCACGCAGGGCATCTCCGACCTGATCCGCGTGACCGGCGAGGTGAACGTGGACTTCGCCGACGTGCGCACGATCATGAGCAACCGCGGCGCGGCGCTGATGGGCACCGGCTTCGGCAAGGGCGAGAACCGCGCGGTCGAGGCGGCGCAGGAGGCCATCTCGAGCCCGCTGCTGGACAACATCTCCATCTCGGGCGCGGCGGGCGTGCTGATCAACATCACCGGCGGGATGGACCTGGCGATCGACGAGGTGACCACCATCTCGTCCATCATCCAGGAAGCCGCGGGCGACGAGGCCGAGATCATCTTCGGCGCCGTGCACGACAGCGGGATGAAGGAAGAGGTGCGCGTGACCGTCATCGCCACGGGCTTCGAGCGCGGCGAGCCGGTGTTCGAGCGGCACGACAACGTGATCCGCGCCGACTTCCGGCGGGGCGACGCACGCCACGAGGTGCGCCCGCTCTCCGGCTCGCGCACCGTGCTCCCCGGCGGCGGCGCGGGCGACGGGCACTCCTCGCCCTTCGCGCGCCCCTCCGCCCCGGCGGAGCGCGAGCCCACGCCCTTCCACCCGCGCCCGGCGCCCGCGCCGCAGCCGCAGATGGAGCGCGAGCGCGAGGCCGGGCGCGAGCAGGGCACGCCGGTCACGCGGCTGCCGGTTCCGCCGCGCCAGCCCGAGAAGAGCGTGAACGACCTCGAGATCCCCACCTTCATCCGCCGGCAGATGGACTGATGGAAGGCTTCGCGGGATCGTAGGCACCAGAGCGCAGCGAGACCCCGGTGGACGGCGGGGGTCTCGCTGCGCTTCCGCTGGAGGGGACAGGGGACAGGGCGGCGCGCGGAGGGTTCGGAGCCGCGCGGAACCTTGGGAGCAACAACCCTCTCCCGTTATCGGGAGGGGTGGCGAGCCTCGGCGAGCCGGGTGAGGGGTGGAGGGTGAGGTCCAGGCCGCAATTCGCACGCACGCATCCGTTCTTCGGATGCTCTCGATCCAACTCGTCGCAAATCACTCGCAGTAGATCCAATCAGGAGGTACCCGGGATGGCGAATCCCTACCGCTTGCTCTCGATCGGCATGCTGGGCACGTTCGGCGTGGCCCTCGGCGCGGTGTTCCTGCATCGCCCCGAGCCCAGGCCGCCCGCCGCGCCCGGGCTGCTGCCCACGGCGCACGCCGCGCCGCTGGAGCACGTGCGCCACGAGAAGCTGCGGCACGGGCACTCGCTGGCCGAACTGCTGCGCCAGCTGGAGGTGGACGGCGAGCAGGCGGCCGCCATCCTCGCGCAGCTCCCCGACTCGGCGGGCGACGGCGAGGTGCGCGAGGGGCGCGAGTTCGACTTCCGCGTGGACACGCGCACCGGCGGACTGCGGCGCATGACGCTGCAGCTGGACGCCGACCGCGTGCTGCGCGTGGACGCCCGCGGCCGGCTCCGCGCGCGCGTCGACTCCGTCTCGGTGCACACCGACACCGCGGTGTTCGCGGGGACGGTGCGCTACTCGCTGTACGAGGCGCTGCTGAACGGCCACGGCGACATCCCGCGCCGCGAGCGCCAGCGCGTGGCCGACCAGATCGCCGACGGGATCTTCGAGACGCGGGTGGACTTCTCCAACGACCTCAACCCCGGCGACAGCTACCAGATCCTCTACGAGCGCACCGTGCGCCCCGACGGCACCGCGCGCCGCTCTCGGCTTCTCGCCGTGAGATTCCTCCTCTCCGGCCATCTATACGACGCGTACCTCTTCCGCCACGACGGGCAGGACGGGTGGTACGACGGCAAGGGGCAGGCGATGAAGCGCGGCTTCCTGCGCGCGCCGCTGGAGTTCCGCCGCATCAGCTCGGGCTTCACGCTGGGCCGCTTCCACCCCATCCTGCACATCATGCGCGCCCACGTGGGGATCGACTACGCCGCCTCGCCGGGAACGCCGGTGCGCGCGGTGGCCGACGGCGTGGTGCGCCGCGCCGGGTGGAGCGGGGGATACGGCAACCTGCTGGAGATCGCCCACGGACGCGGATATACGACGCGCTACGGCCACCTCCGCTCGTTCGCCAAGGGGATCGACGACGGGGTGCGGGTGCGGCAGGGGCAGGTGATCGCGTACGTGGGGATGACGGGGCTCGCGACGGGGCCGCACCTCCACTACGAGTTCCGGCAGAACGGGCGGCCCATCAACCCGGCCAACGTGCGGGAGATCCAGGCCGAGCCGGTGGACGGCTCGCGCTTCCGCGAGGTGGTGGAGGCGCGCGTGGCGGCGATGGAGCGCGAGGCGGGGGTGAAGCTGGCCGAGCGGCCCCGGCGCAGCCGCGATCGTGGGTAGCCGGTTCGCGCTGTACCCGGCCATCGACCTGCGCCGCGGCCGCTGCGTGC
Coding sequences within it:
- a CDS encoding cell division protein FtsQ/DivIB yields the protein MKRALRLALVAIPVAAAASSPWWAPPAGRRIEWFGAERVEVAGAHLLAPHEILRASGVRVGTNVWSDPAPFVAALRRHPAIADAEVVRVLPRTLRIRITEKTPAALVLAGTLRPATGDGEILSVDPAREPVDLPVLDGRVRTDGRGRVTDAGTRAALAEAARLGELEPALMARVSELLPAPGELRLILGQPALDVLVRDGMEPDALVRLRAAVDDVARRAAADTTHHGRPTVDARFDDQVVVRWQS
- a CDS encoding peptidoglycan DD-metalloendopeptidase family protein, which gives rise to MANPYRLLSIGMLGTFGVALGAVFLHRPEPRPPAAPGLLPTAHAAPLEHVRHEKLRHGHSLAELLRQLEVDGEQAAAILAQLPDSAGDGEVREGREFDFRVDTRTGGLRRMTLQLDADRVLRVDARGRLRARVDSVSVHTDTAVFAGTVRYSLYEALLNGHGDIPRRERQRVADQIADGIFETRVDFSNDLNPGDSYQILYERTVRPDGTARRSRLLAVRFLLSGHLYDAYLFRHDGQDGWYDGKGQAMKRGFLRAPLEFRRISSGFTLGRFHPILHIMRAHVGIDYAASPGTPVRAVADGVVRRAGWSGGYGNLLEIAHGRGYTTRYGHLRSFAKGIDDGVRVRQGQVIAYVGMTGLATGPHLHYEFRQNGRPINPANVREIQAEPVDGSRFREVVEARVAAMEREAGVKLAERPRRSRDRG
- the murC gene encoding UDP-N-acetylmuramate--L-alanine ligase, with the protein product MSETEIDLVELARSGPVHFVGIGGAGMAPLAEMLLLAGGRVTGCQDHVNASARLLRRHGAVVTEGHDPAHVADCVAVVMTAAVPEDHPEIAAARARGIPVLKRARALGAIVNRGTVVGIAGTHGKTTTTTLTTTVLAAAGLDPTGFVGAHVPAWGGNLRGGGDKVYVVEADEYDRSFHQLHPRVAVVTTLEADHLDIYGSLEAVEESFLAYAESVPDDGMIACCADDHGAARLATILRGGPERVMTYGLNAGSMLRAEDVAADAGGQSFTVRERGKVLGAARLRAPGLHNVRNALAAVAVARRFGIAWDVIARGVEEYAGIDRRFEQVGEAGGVLFVDDYAHHPTEIEATLRAARASYPGRRLVAVFQPHLYSRTRDFAPEFGRVLAAADVVFLTDIYAARERPIPGITGQLIATPAREAGGDVRYVPDRAEIVDAVAAELKPGDLCLTMGAGNLDEASRDLLRLVSEPAEAGR
- the murG gene encoding undecaprenyldiphospho-muramoylpentapeptide beta-N-acetylglucosaminyltransferase, which translates into the protein MSARVLFAGGGTGGHLYPALNLGDAVKRADPSAEVFFVGAQRGVESRVLPEKGVQHQLLPMEPIRRARPWENWKLFPAMMGTWSRLRGLFRTFRPDVVVGTGGYASGPAVFYAMLRGVPFALQEQNSFPGFVTRKLAGRARQLHLAFPEARKYLKTGPKTEIFEYGNPIKPPDFAVDRATARARFGLGGGIVCLVTGGSQGARAVNEALLSDLRGVAEGRLEAPPPGFEILWATGTGNFDQVQARLGEAGRPAWVKPMAYIEDMPGALASADFAISRAGAMSLAELCAWGIPAILVPLPTAAANHQHHNAVALADADAALMVPESELGQGRLWRDMMELAKDPARRAELAAKARDRGKPDAADRIAGELLRMVGEKKS
- the murD gene encoding UDP-N-acetylmuramoyl-L-alanine--D-glutamate ligase, with the protein product MSASLVGETIGVLGLARSGLAAAKLALARGARVYASDMGDNPQTRRAAEQINAMGGLAETGRHDLGKLARCNRIVLSPGIPPTAAVLRAPEIAHVPVIPEIEFAFGLLECPVIAITGTNGKTTVTSLIGHLLHEHGQDAAVGGNIGTALSELVMREPQPRVAVVETSSFQLGGIREFNPRIGVLTNLAPDHLDWYSSVDAYYADKAHLFRNATGESRWVLNGEDPKARDLPGSAPGTRYYFRVASQPAAGELGGFLSPDGWLTLRLEAGREERIVTAGELRILGQHNIANALAASIAARLAGASPEAIARGLRSFEAPPHRLQPIAETDGVLWINDSKATNIASTQVAVRGMTRPTVLLLGGRHKGEPYTELLPELEMGKVKRILAFGEAGPVIEHDLAGKFASVERVDGDFDDVVRRAREVARPGDAVLLSPACSSFDMFVNYEERGKRFAELVTGRAAPEPALEAA
- a CDS encoding putative peptidoglycan glycosyltransferase FtsW is translated as MSVLALVRRRGTGGTAVLQPVVPPRERRAKVAAPPSPVEFAVAEVWESKVLVALTFVAFCFGLIEMYSASAFMARAEGHPGHWYALNQFAGALMGAVMAAVLSRVDYRRYRLWAWPMLVVIGVMLVVIVMPGTHAIAPRINGARRWLNLGVSFQPSEFAKIALIAWTAALAVKKQDRLHSLSKGLVPFLVVWLPIVALVLLEPNMSAALLLLLLSALVLFAGGARIGHFIFFGLLAVPVIWHQITHAGYRMQRIAAFLDPTADTDGVSYQIYQSLIAVGSGGLGGVGFGGSRQKFGFLPEPHNDFLFSMIAEEWGLLGIVFVVAIFAGFLWVGYRIAARAPDRFGYLLAIGMTNMIAVSGFLHMGVALSLLPTTGVALPFMSYGRSALLAQFCAVGILLSVARAAKRGPA
- the ftsZ gene encoding cell division protein FtsZ, producing MIFEYEDPMPQNARMKVVGVGGGGGNAVNRMIEEDLEGVEFISVNTDAQVLKMSKAPVKLQIGQKLTRGLGAGARPDVGRLALEENREEMRKALDGADLVFITAGMGGGTGTGAAPLIAEMAREMGALTIAIVTKPFQFEGKKRMRQADEGLMELKRAADTMIVVPNERLLSVVGKGTSFKDALKKADEVLLHATQGISDLIRVTGEVNVDFADVRTIMSNRGAALMGTGFGKGENRAVEAAQEAISSPLLDNISISGAAGVLINITGGMDLAIDEVTTISSIIQEAAGDEAEIIFGAVHDSGMKEEVRVTVIATGFERGEPVFERHDNVIRADFRRGDARHEVRPLSGSRTVLPGGGAGDGHSSPFARPSAPAEREPTPFHPRPAPAPQPQMEREREAGREQGTPVTRLPVPPRQPEKSVNDLEIPTFIRRQMD
- the ftsA gene encoding cell division protein FtsA, with protein sequence MRPTVVAGLDIGSSKTAVVIAEIDGEAAQRAQVKILGVGQARTTGIRREIVTDIEATTEAVRKAVKEAELMAGVKVDRLYTGIAGEHIHAWPSNGVVAVGRQQGSRDQEVSAADVERVNEVARAVPIPADRELIHAIPQEYIVDAQDGIRDPVGMAAMRLEAEVFIVTGSASAAQNIRKSVTRAGYQVAELVLEPLASAAAVMSDDEKEIGTALVELGGGTTDVAVFHERKIRHLASLPWGGSTVTNDLAKGLSLPYAEAQRAKERWGSARADLINPNETFEIPGPAQGQTRHVARELLAHIIEQRMDEIFGLVAAELERSGLAGALGGGIVLTGGGASLAGIVELAERSFAAPVRVGVPGDGLGGLADSVRRPKFATAAGLVIYGSRRLIDDTPEGAASGSSVSGTLRRVKDWLADFF